The genomic interval CGCTCGAGACGCAGCGGCTGTCCGGCACGATCGACCGCGTGAACGTCGTCGTGCGCGAGCGGCTGCTGGCCGAGATGCCGCTGGAGGAATCGGCAAGGCTGTGCGTGATCGGCGACGTACGCTCGTTCAACAACCGCCGCGGGCCGGGCGCGAAGCTGGTCATCACGGTGTTCGCGCGCGACATTTCGCTCAGCGACGAGCCGTATGACCGCAACCTGATCCTGCTCAGCGGCACGCTCTGCAAGCCGCCGAACCTGCGCACGACGCCGATGGGCCGCGACATCTGCGACCTGATGCTGGCCGTGAACCGGCACTACGGCCGCAGCGACTACCTGCCGTGCATCACCTGGGGTGCGCGCGCGTGCGAGACCGCGCTCTGGGACGTGGGCACGCGCGTGTCCCTCGAAGGGCGGCTGCAAAGCCGCAGCTACATCAAGGTGCTGGACACCGGCGCCGTCGAGCGTACGGCGTTCGAGGTGTCCGTACTCGACATCTGCCGGCTGTCGCCGCCGGACGACTAAGCGCACATACCGGCCAACAAAGCGCGCCCCGCAGATTTTTCTGTGGGGCGCCGGTCATTGTATAGCGAAAACCACTCGCTAGGCGAGTGGTTTTCGCTATACAAAAAAACACAGGAGACGTTTTCCGTCTCCTGCGTGGGGATTCACTTTTCCGGCACGATCTCGATCCAGTACCCGTCCGGGTCCTCGATGAAGTAGATGCCCATGCCGGGATTTTCAAAGCAGATGCAGCCCATGGCCGCGTGCTTCGCGTGCGCGGCGTCCATGTCCGGCACGGAAAACGCGAGGTGAAACTCCCCCTCCCCGAGGTCATACGGCTGCGTGCGGCCGCGCAGACCGGTCAGCTCGAGCTGAAACGGCGAGTGCCCGTCGCCCAGAAACACAAGTCGGAACGAACCGTCGGCCGCATCCTTCGTGCGCACGGGCTCCAGCCCGAGGGCGTCATGATAAAAGCGCACGCTGCGCTCGAGATCGAGGACATTGAAATTAAAGTGATTGAAAGTAAACATACCGTGCCTCCCAAATACATTCTATCTGTCCCAAGTATAGCGGCTGCGGCGCGCATTGTCAAAGCAAGTCCGCAAAAAACAGTTGGAATTTCATGCCGGGCACGGTATAATGATCGTGCTAGACTGGGATATTGGAGGCGCGCCATGGATAAGACAGGACGCGCGCCCGGCTCTGTCATGGAGCCGGAGCTGCAGGAATTTCATACCGGCGCGGCCGTGCACGCTTACCGCACGTTCGGCTGCCACGCGCTCCCCGGCGCGGCGGGGCACCGCTTCGCTGTCTGGGCGCCGCACGCGCAGCGCGTCGCGCTCGTGGGCGACTTCAACGGCTGGGACACGGCGGCAACGCCGATGGACCGGCTGCCGGACGGCACATGGGTGCAGACCGTAGCCGGTCTGCGCGACGGTGCGCTCTATAAATACGCCGTCACCGCCCCCGACGGGCAGACGGTGCTCAAGGCCGACCCCTTCGCCGCGCACTGCGAGACCGGGCCCGCGACCGCATCCAAGGTCTGGGCGCTCGAGGGCTACGTCTGGCACGACCGGAGCTATCTGCGCCGCCGCGCAGCGCGCGATGTGTACCGCGCGCCGATGAGCATTTACGAGGTGCACCTCGGCTCCTGGCGCCGGCCGGAGACCGGCCTGCCGTGGTACCGCTCGGTCGCAGACGAGCTGGCGGACTACTGCCGAGAGATGCACTACACGCACGTGGAGCTGCTGCCCGTGACGGAATACCCCTACGAGGGCTCCTGGGGCTATCAGGTGACCGGGTACTACGCCCCCACCAGCCGCTATGGTACGCCGCAGGACTTCATGTACTTTGTCGATACGCTCCACCGCGCCGGCATCGGCGTGCTCATGGACTGGGTCCCGGCGCACTTTCCGAAGGACGCGCACGGGCTCGCGCGCTTTGACGGCACGCGGCTCTACGAGTGCAAGGATGCGCGCATGGCCGAGCATCCGGAGTGGGGCACGCTCATTTTCGACTACGAAATGCCGGAGGTGCAGAGCTTTCTCATTTCGTCGGCCATGTCGTTTTTCGACCGCTATCACATCGACGGCATCCGCGTGGACGCAGTGTCCTCGATGCTGTATCTCAACTACGCCCGGCGCGACGGCGAATGGACGCCGAACCGCGACGGCGGCAACATCAACCTCGGCGCGGTCGCCTT from Clostridiales bacterium carries:
- a CDS encoding VOC family protein — translated: MFTFNHFNFNVLDLERSVRFYHDALGLEPVRTKDAADGSFRLVFLGDGHSPFQLELTGLRGRTQPYDLGEGEFHLAFSVPDMDAAHAKHAAMGCICFENPGMGIYFIEDPDGYWIEIVPEK
- the glgB gene encoding 1,4-alpha-glucan branching protein GlgB; the encoded protein is MDKTGRAPGSVMEPELQEFHTGAAVHAYRTFGCHALPGAAGHRFAVWAPHAQRVALVGDFNGWDTAATPMDRLPDGTWVQTVAGLRDGALYKYAVTAPDGQTVLKADPFAAHCETGPATASKVWALEGYVWHDRSYLRRRAARDVYRAPMSIYEVHLGSWRRPETGLPWYRSVADELADYCREMHYTHVELLPVTEYPYEGSWGYQVTGYYAPTSRYGTPQDFMYFVDTLHRAGIGVLMDWVPAHFPKDAHGLARFDGTRLYECKDARMAEHPEWGTLIFDYEMPEVQSFLISSAMSFFDRYHIDGIRVDAVSSMLYLNYARRDGEWTPNRDGGNINLGAVAFLQKLNTTVLTAWPGCVTVAEESSAYPGVTKPPYDGGLGFCFKWDMGFMHDTLDYLELDPYFRKYHHDKLTFSMMYAFSENFILAFSHDEVVHGKKSMLDKMYGTYEQKFATLRALYGYQFAHPGKKLTFMGSEFGQFIEWNYKQGLDWLLLDYPMHKAMQRWCSALNACYRSTRALWDIDDGWDGFTWLNVDDAERSAIAFLRTARNGRRLVCVCNFTPVRYEDFVIGLPRRGVLRELLSSDSEEFGGSGVHNAPEIRSENVPFGALPYSARVTLPELAAVYFTFTTR
- a CDS encoding single-stranded DNA-binding protein gives rise to the protein MDELEQNNYAELCGTLAAPPVLSHENRQERFFTFPLETQRLSGTIDRVNVVVRERLLAEMPLEESARLCVIGDVRSFNNRRGPGAKLVITVFARDISLSDEPYDRNLILLSGTLCKPPNLRTTPMGRDICDLMLAVNRHYGRSDYLPCITWGARACETALWDVGTRVSLEGRLQSRSYIKVLDTGAVERTAFEVSVLDICRLSPPDD